A genome region from Solanum pennellii chromosome 12, SPENNV200 includes the following:
- the LOC107007250 gene encoding WD repeat-containing protein PCN-like, whose amino-acid sequence MLEVYRSSSVEWKPSPVVALATSVDDSQVAAAREDGSLEIWLVSPGSNGWHCQLIIHGNPDSRVSSLVWCQSGSRKLPAGRLFSSSIDGSVYEWDLFDLTQKAVLDSIGVSIWQMAVEPCNNAQLHQNPPKKYENGHVSFTSGASSDSESSDGEEDDDSVVIHVDDVNENGRIAFACDDGRVRICAVSDEMNLSYERLFPKVNGRTLSVTWSSDAKRIYSGSSDGFIRCWDAKLAYEIYRITVGLGGLGSGSDLCIWSLLALRCGTLVSADSSGSVQFWDSRHGTLLQSHSSHKGDVNALAASPSHSRVFSAGSDGQVILYKLSANEVGSHNGDISSVVEKKWVYVSHVRAHTHDVRALAVAVPIAHEEPIVEQKTKKRRFKEKALEFSYHKWAHFGVPMLISGGDDTKLFAYSAKEFTKFSPHDICPSPQRPPIQIAVNTTFSQVSLLLVQASYWIDIFCVRVKNGVVSDSCGPSGGAARTDLVARVKCKTSRKITCSAISPSGVLFAYSDHVRPCLFELKKSGAGKSAWTVSKRKLPLGLPFAHSMVFSADSSRMIISGCDRRIYVVDAVSLELVHVFTPRCKDQREEFPPNEPPVTRMFTSADGKWLGAVNCFGDVYIFNLDKQRQHWFISRLNGSPVTAGGFTPRNSNVLIVSTSSNQVYAFDVEAKQLGEWSNRNTFSLPGRFQEFPGEVIGLSFAPSTNSSSVIVYSSRAMCLIDFGLPVGDEDDTDLANSQDLALKKLHNSSPANGTLKRKLKGNALDLKQIGRKNFEFCAFRDPVLFVGHLSKTSTLIIDKPWIQVVKTLDAQPVHRRIFGT is encoded by the exons ATGCTTGAAGTTTACAGAAGCAGCTCAGTTGAGTGGAAACCGTCGCCGGTGGTGGCTTTAGCTACTAGCGTCGATGATTCTCAGGTCGCCGCTGCTCGAGAGGATGGTTCTCTTGAGATTTGGCTTGTTTCACCTGGCTCCAACGGATGGCACTGTCAACTT ATAATACATGGAAATCCTGATTCAAGGGTTTCCTCGTTAGTTTGGTGTCAGTCGGGATCGAGAAAATTACCTGCAGGCCGGTTATTTTCATCCAGCATTGATGGATCAGTTTACGAGTGGGATCTTTTCGATTTGACTCAGAAG GCTGTGCTCGATTCTATTGGTGTTTCAATATGGCAGATGGCTGTGGAGCCTTGCAATAATGCACAGCTTCATCAGAATCCTCCAAAGAAGTATGAGAATGGTCATGTTAGTTTTACAAGTGGTGCTAGTAGCGATAGTGAGAGCAGTGACGGGGAAGAGGATGATGACTCAGTTGTTATTCACGTGGATGATGTTAATGAAAATGGTCGAATTGCATTTGCTTGTGATGATGGTCGTGTTCGTATCTGCGCTGTTTCGGATGAGATGAATTTGTCTTACGAAAGATTGTTTCCTAAGGTCAATG GGCGTACGTTGAGTGTCACTTGGAGTTCTGATGCAAAGAGGATATATTCTGGTAGTAGTGACGG GTTTATAAGATGTTGGGATGCCAAGCTTGCATATGAAATCTACAGGATAACTGTGGGTCTTGGAGGTTTGGGTAGTGGATCTGATCTATGCATATGGTCATTACTTGCATTGAG ATGTGGTACCCTGGTTAGTGCAGATAGTAGTGGGAGTGTTCAATTCTGGGACTCCCGGCATGGAACTCTTTTACAGTCACATTCCAGTCATAAGGGTGATGTGAATGCTTTAGCAGCATCTCCCAGCCATAGTAGAGTATTTTCTGCTGGTTCTGATGGTCAG GTTATACTTTATAAGCTCTCAGCCAATGAGGTGGGGTCTCACAATGGAGACATTTCTTCTGTAGTCGAGAAGAAATGGGTTTATGTTAGTCATGTGAGGGCCCATACACATGATGTAAGAGCCTTGGCAGTTGCTGTACCCATTGCTCATGAAG AACCCATAGTCGAACAGAAGACAAAGAAGCGGCGCTTTAAGGAGAAGGCCCTTGAGTTTAGTTATCATAAATGGGCACATTTTGGTGTGCCGATGCTTATCTCAGGTGGTGATGACACTAAACTTTTTGCATACTCTGCAAAGGAATTCACCAAATTTTCTCCACATGATATTTGTCCCTCACCtcagagaccacccatacaaatTGCAGTAAATACAACCTTCAGTCAGGTTTCTTTACTCTTGGTCCAGGCTTCGTACTGGATAGATATTTTTTGTGTTCGTGTGAAAAACGGGGTTGTGTCTGACAGCTGCGGGCCATCTGGTGGGGCTGCAAGAACAGATCTAGTGGCTCGTGTTAAGTGCAAAACTTCGAGGAAGATCACATGCAGTGCAATTTCTCCTTCAGGTGTACTGTTTGCTTATTCTGACCATGTAAGACCCTGCCTTTTTGAACTTAAGAAGAGTGGCGCTGGCAAGAGTGCATGGACTGTCAGCAAAAGGAAGCTCCCTTTGGGACTTCCATTTGCCCATTCAATGGTATTCAGTGCAGATTCTTCTCGGATGATTATATCTGGGTGTGACAGAAGGATCTAT GTGGTTGATGCAGTAAGCTTGGAACTAGTTCATGTTTTTACCCCTCGGTGTAAAGATCAACGCGAAGAATTTCCACCAAATGAACCTCCCGTTACGAGAATGTTCACTAGTGCAGATGGGAAATGGTTAGGTGCTGTAAACTGCTTTGGAGATGTGTATATATTTAATCTAGATAAACAGAG GCAACATTGGTTTATATCAAGATTGAATGGTTCTCCCGTTACAGCTGGTGGCTTTACTCCTAGAAATAGCAATGTGCTTATAGTATCCACATCTTCGAACCAGGTATATGCCTTTGATGTTGAAGCAAAACAACTAGGAGAATGGTCCAACCGGAATACATTCTCTCTGCCGGGAAGATTTCAAGAATTTCCTGGAGAAGTGATCGGGCTTTCTTTTGCTCCTTCTACTAATTCATCATCTGTCATTGTCTACAGTTCAAG GGCAATGTGCTTGATTGACTTTGGGTTGCCAGTTGGTGATGAAGACGACACTGATTTAGCTAATAGTCAAGATTTAGCTTTAAAGAAGCTACATAATAGTTCTCCTGCAAATGGGACGTTAAAGCGCAAGTTGAAAGGGAACGCCTTAGATTTGAAACAAATCGGTAGAAAGAACTTTGAATTCTGTGCTTTCAGGGATCCTGTTTTATTTGTTGGACATCTTTCGAAAACTTCCACCTTGATCATAGACAAACCTTGGATTCAAGTGGTTAAAACTCTTGATGCTCAACCAGTTCACAGACGTATTTTTGGGACATAA
- the LOC107006645 gene encoding uncharacterized protein LOC107006645 produces the protein MDISGSGCTSECESGWTMYFDEFSYSSDQFNVVTGRSIYDGRGKSAYADEDLSMVSDASSGPPHNNFHEDREFCCEENGNFLDISETENTKEKQKRKMKEQSGKKHNVYLDDTASSPVSNFHKDNTGFYNDTTCMEQVAGNSGTYSKGTSVLGKHFGFLKTSVNGKASSEKSGVLKGRKRG, from the exons ATGGACATATCAGGTTCTGGATGTACTAGTGAGTGTGAATCTGGATGGACAATGTACTTTGATGAATTCTCATATTCTTCGGATCAATTCAATGTAGTTACGGGGAGAAGTATTTATGATGGTAGGGGAAAATCAGCATATGCAGATGAAGATTTGTCGATGGTTTCTGATGCTTCATCTGGTCCACCACATAACAATTTCCATGAGGATAGAGAATTCTGTTGTGAAGAAAATGGCAACTTCTTAGATATTTCTGAGACTGAAAATACAAAGGAGAAAcagaaaaggaaaatgaaagagCAGAGTGGAAAAAAACACAATGTTTATCTTGATGATACTGCTAGTTCTCCTGTATCGAATTTCCACAAG GATAACACGGGTTTTTATAACGATACTACTTGCATGGAACAAGTAGCAGGCAACTCGGGAACATATTCGAAg GGTACATCTGTTCTGGGAAAACATTTTGGTTTCTTGAAAACATCTGTGAATGGGAAAGCTTCATCTGAGAAATCTG GTGTTTTGAAGGGAAGAAAGAGAGGATAA
- the LOC107007431 gene encoding uncharacterized protein LOC107007431 isoform X1, giving the protein MAGIDRVKYPSLPSNYVTIAELKERWLKEKERKEQEEKEKLESEEKEKYPVLRNHENRIVNGCAYSQGSVGKNLQKRENHSGKGWREVGLIAKEPKLKEVRMNGSVVEEGVDRARGKEKMGCFVKRGARVERDGSGDMAKVTMIDVEEEELMAVVSAGRGGKESSKGNCKWNSGNQEVEEVATVCMVEVVGESNVDREIAGGECRVGYRGKKNSWNAEQSGQIQNAGKEKVLVDVTEKVRVGGAFRAYGDKEVASVCAVEVVGENKVDREITGQNCGVGNRGKKNGGRKMGVKIGEVSDKADSVEQSGRKHNVWKEKVTVDVIERTNEKVRLSGAFHAYSDKEVASVCTVEVVGENKVDREVAGQNCGVGFRVNNNSWREVGNRVGEASNKADSVEQSGQKHNAGKEVVPVDVKERTHEKVRVRGAYRGKKNSSKQMVDRVGEVSDKADSVEKLGQECNAETEKVSVDLKERTNEKMTVSGAFRAYSAKEAEEVATVCTVKVVEENKVDREISGKKHRVGFKGKKPSWRKIGDRVGEVSDKANSVEQSGRECNAEKEKVSVDVKERTNEKVRVKGAFGDNKEVEEVATVCTVEEVEEIKVDGKTARKKRRVWYKGKKHSGRKMANRVGKVSDKADSAELSGQERNAEKEEISVDVKERANEKARVRGAFCANSDKSKDVLISEAGLNRTIEGDLGDLSLTNRRYGHGRSSVRVYGGKSYGSSRRYDVRKFLKQRDNSFAWIKKGESSNGNVAEIETQG; this is encoded by the exons ATGGCTGGAATTGATCGTGTAAAGTACCCTTCTCTACCTTCGAATTACGTTACCATAGCTGAGCTGAAAGAACGATGGCTtaaagagaaagaaaggaaggagcaagaagaaaaggaaaaactgGAAAGtgaggaaaaggaaaaataccCAGTTCTTCGGAATCATGAAAATCGCATTGTAAATGGGTGTGCTTATAGTCAAGGTTCAGTTGGTAAAAATCTGCAAAAGCGTGAAAATCATAGTGGGAAAGGTTGGCGTGAGGTGGGTTTGATTGCTAAGGAACCCAAGTTGAAGGAGGTTAGGATGAATGGTTCAGTGGTTGAAGAAGGTGTTGATAGAGCAAGGGGAAAAGAGAAAATGGGCTGTTTTGTGAAGAGGGGAGCTAGGGTTGAAAGAGATGGATCAGGAGATATGGCTAAGGTTACGATGATTGATGTGGAGGAGGAAGAATTGATGGCTGTGGTGAGTGCGGGAAGGGGTGGAAAAGAATCATCTAAGGGTAATTGTAAGTGGAATAGCGGGAATCAGGAGGTTGAAGAAGTGGCTACTGTTTGCATGGTGGAGGTTGTAGGAGAAAGCAATGTTGATAGGGAAATTGCAGGGGGGGAATGTAGAGTTGGGTATAGGGGGAAGAAAAATAGCTGGAATGCGGAGCAATCAGGACAAATACAGAATGCAGGGAAGGAGAAGGTTTTGGTTGATGTGACTGAGAAGGTGAGAGTGGGAGGTGCATTTCGTGCTTATGGTGATAAGGAGGTGGCTTCTGTTTGCGCGGTGGAGGTTGTAGGAGAAAACAAGGTAGATAGGGAAATCACAGGGCAGAATTGTGGAGTTGGAAATAGGGGAAAGAAAAATGGTGGTAGAAAGATGGGTGTTAAGATTGGAGAAGTGAGTGATAAAGCAGACAGTGTGGAGCAATCAGGACGAAAACATAATGTATGGAAGGAGAAGGTTACAGTTGATGTGATAGAAAGAACTAATGAGAAGGTGAGATTGAGTGGTGCATTTCATGCTTACAGTGATAAGGAGGTGGCTTCTGTTTGCACGGTGGAGGTTGTGGGAGAAAACAAGGTAGATAGGGAAGTTGCGGGGCAGAATTGTGGTGTTGGGTTTAGGGTAAACAATAATAGCTGGAGAGAGGTGGGTAATAGGGTTGGAGAAGCGAGCAATAAAGCAGACAGTGTGGAGCAATCAGGACAAAAACATAACGCAGGGAAAGAGGTGGTTCCAGTTGATGTGAAAGAAAGAACTCATGAGAAGGTGAGAGTGAGAGGTGCATATAGGGGAAAGAAAAATAGCAGTAAACAGATGGTTGATAGGGTTGGTGAAGTGAGCGATAAAGCAGACAGTGTGGAGAAATTAGGACAAGAATGCAATGCAGAAACGGAGAAAGTTTCAGTTGATTTGAAAGAAAGAACTAATGAGAAGATGACAGTGAGTGGTGCATTTCGTGCATATAGTGCTAAGGAGGCCGAAGAAGTGGCTACTGTTTGCACAGTGAAGGTGGTAGAAGAAAACAAGGTAGATAGGGAAATCTCAGGGAAGAAACATAGAGTTGGTTTTAAGGGAAAGAAACCCAGCTGGAGAAAGATTGGTGATAGAGTTGGAGAAGTGAGCGATAAAGCAAACAGTGTGGAGCAATCAGGCCGAGAATGTAATGCAGAAAAGGAGAAGGTTTCAGTTGATGTGAAAGAAAGAACTAATGAGAAGGTGAGAGTGAAAGGTGCATTTGGTGATAATAAGGAGGTTGAAGAAGTGGCTACTGTTTGCACGGTGGAGGAGGTAGAAGAAATCAAGGTAGATGGGAAAACCGCAAGGAAGAAACGTAGAGTTTGGTATAAGGGAAAGAAACATAGCGGGAGAAAGATGGCTAATAGGGTTGGAAAAGTTAGCGATAAAGCAGACAGTGCGGAGCTATCAGGACAAGAACGAAATGCAGAAAAGGAGGAGATTTCAGTTGATGTGAAAGAAAGAGCTAATGAGAAGGCGAGAGTGAGAGGTGCATTTTGTGCAAACAGTGATAAGAGCAAAGATGTACTGATATCAGAAGCCGGTCTGAATAGGACGATTGAGGGAGATCTTGGGGATTTATCATTGACTAATAGGAGGTATGGTCATGGGAGATCGAGTGTCAGGGTGTATGGTGGCAAGTCATATGGGAGTTCCAGAAGGTATGATGTGCGAAAATTTTTGAAGCAGAGGGATAATAGCTTTGCATGGATTAAAAAGGGGGAGTCTTCAAATGGCAATGTTGCTGAAATTGAAACGCAG GGTTGA
- the LOC107007431 gene encoding uncharacterized protein LOC107007431 isoform X2: protein MAGIDRVKYPSLPSNYVTIAELKERWLKEKERKEQEEKEKLESEEKEKYPVLRNHENRIVNGCAYSQGSVGKNLQKRENHSGKGWREVGLIAKEPKLKEVRMNGSVVEEGVDRARGKEKMGCFVKRGARVERDGSGDMAKVTMIDVEEEELMAVVSAGRGGKESSKGNCKWNSGNQEVEEVATVCMVEVVGESNVDREIAGGECRVGYRGKKNSWNAEQSGQIQNAGKEKVLVDVTEKVRVGGAFRAYGDKEVASVCAVEVVGENKVDREITGQNCGVGNRGKKNGGRKMGVKIGEVSDKADSVEQSGQKHNAGKEVVPVDVKERTHEKVRVRGAYRGKKNSSKQMVDRVGEVSDKADSVEKLGQECNAETEKVSVDLKERTNEKMTVSGAFRAYSAKEAEEVATVCTVKVVEENKVDREISGKKHRVGFKGKKPSWRKIGDRVGEVSDKANSVEQSGRECNAEKEKVSVDVKERTNEKVRVKGAFGDNKEVEEVATVCTVEEVEEIKVDGKTARKKRRVWYKGKKHSGRKMANRVGKVSDKADSAELSGQERNAEKEEISVDVKERANEKARVRGAFCANSDKSKDVLISEAGLNRTIEGDLGDLSLTNRRYGHGRSSVRVYGGKSYGSSRRYDVRKFLKQRDNSFAWIKKGESSNGNVAEIETQG from the exons ATGGCTGGAATTGATCGTGTAAAGTACCCTTCTCTACCTTCGAATTACGTTACCATAGCTGAGCTGAAAGAACGATGGCTtaaagagaaagaaaggaaggagcaagaagaaaaggaaaaactgGAAAGtgaggaaaaggaaaaataccCAGTTCTTCGGAATCATGAAAATCGCATTGTAAATGGGTGTGCTTATAGTCAAGGTTCAGTTGGTAAAAATCTGCAAAAGCGTGAAAATCATAGTGGGAAAGGTTGGCGTGAGGTGGGTTTGATTGCTAAGGAACCCAAGTTGAAGGAGGTTAGGATGAATGGTTCAGTGGTTGAAGAAGGTGTTGATAGAGCAAGGGGAAAAGAGAAAATGGGCTGTTTTGTGAAGAGGGGAGCTAGGGTTGAAAGAGATGGATCAGGAGATATGGCTAAGGTTACGATGATTGATGTGGAGGAGGAAGAATTGATGGCTGTGGTGAGTGCGGGAAGGGGTGGAAAAGAATCATCTAAGGGTAATTGTAAGTGGAATAGCGGGAATCAGGAGGTTGAAGAAGTGGCTACTGTTTGCATGGTGGAGGTTGTAGGAGAAAGCAATGTTGATAGGGAAATTGCAGGGGGGGAATGTAGAGTTGGGTATAGGGGGAAGAAAAATAGCTGGAATGCGGAGCAATCAGGACAAATACAGAATGCAGGGAAGGAGAAGGTTTTGGTTGATGTGACTGAGAAGGTGAGAGTGGGAGGTGCATTTCGTGCTTATGGTGATAAGGAGGTGGCTTCTGTTTGCGCGGTGGAGGTTGTAGGAGAAAACAAGGTAGATAGGGAAATCACAGGGCAGAATTGTGGAGTTGGAAATAGGGGAAAGAAAAATGGTGGTAGAAAGATGGGTGTTAAGATTGGAGAAGTGAGTGATAAAGCAGACAGTGTGGAGCAATCAG GACAAAAACATAACGCAGGGAAAGAGGTGGTTCCAGTTGATGTGAAAGAAAGAACTCATGAGAAGGTGAGAGTGAGAGGTGCATATAGGGGAAAGAAAAATAGCAGTAAACAGATGGTTGATAGGGTTGGTGAAGTGAGCGATAAAGCAGACAGTGTGGAGAAATTAGGACAAGAATGCAATGCAGAAACGGAGAAAGTTTCAGTTGATTTGAAAGAAAGAACTAATGAGAAGATGACAGTGAGTGGTGCATTTCGTGCATATAGTGCTAAGGAGGCCGAAGAAGTGGCTACTGTTTGCACAGTGAAGGTGGTAGAAGAAAACAAGGTAGATAGGGAAATCTCAGGGAAGAAACATAGAGTTGGTTTTAAGGGAAAGAAACCCAGCTGGAGAAAGATTGGTGATAGAGTTGGAGAAGTGAGCGATAAAGCAAACAGTGTGGAGCAATCAGGCCGAGAATGTAATGCAGAAAAGGAGAAGGTTTCAGTTGATGTGAAAGAAAGAACTAATGAGAAGGTGAGAGTGAAAGGTGCATTTGGTGATAATAAGGAGGTTGAAGAAGTGGCTACTGTTTGCACGGTGGAGGAGGTAGAAGAAATCAAGGTAGATGGGAAAACCGCAAGGAAGAAACGTAGAGTTTGGTATAAGGGAAAGAAACATAGCGGGAGAAAGATGGCTAATAGGGTTGGAAAAGTTAGCGATAAAGCAGACAGTGCGGAGCTATCAGGACAAGAACGAAATGCAGAAAAGGAGGAGATTTCAGTTGATGTGAAAGAAAGAGCTAATGAGAAGGCGAGAGTGAGAGGTGCATTTTGTGCAAACAGTGATAAGAGCAAAGATGTACTGATATCAGAAGCCGGTCTGAATAGGACGATTGAGGGAGATCTTGGGGATTTATCATTGACTAATAGGAGGTATGGTCATGGGAGATCGAGTGTCAGGGTGTATGGTGGCAAGTCATATGGGAGTTCCAGAAGGTATGATGTGCGAAAATTTTTGAAGCAGAGGGATAATAGCTTTGCATGGATTAAAAAGGGGGAGTCTTCAAATGGCAATGTTGCTGAAATTGAAACGCAG GGTTGA